A DNA window from Leptospira langatensis contains the following coding sequences:
- the proB gene encoding glutamate 5-kinase, giving the protein MNRKDYDARIRSSKKIVIKIGSARLSGSEEEVNDFLFNLVSDIRHLRDLGKEVIIVSSGAIARGRKLLATLSNFKDAGESLPEKQALAAVGQNRLVNLYDSFFSKVNIPIAQILFGVMDIETGEGFKNLKNTFGQLLQWGILPIVNENDSVATDEVKFGDNDVLSAIVSLIVEADLLIILTGVEGFLKDGKLVSFLQRVGEEELSQAGGPSGPGTGGMYTKLKAASILNEAGIPCGIVDGNSKNCVRRFLETNTLGTLVFSNGKEKSFSEEEIKSILRAKRNGGHE; this is encoded by the coding sequence ATGAATAGAAAAGATTACGACGCGAGGATACGATCCTCTAAGAAGATCGTGATCAAGATCGGCTCTGCTCGTCTTTCCGGTTCGGAAGAAGAAGTGAACGATTTCCTTTTCAATCTTGTCTCCGATATCCGACACCTTCGCGACCTTGGCAAGGAAGTCATCATCGTCTCCTCCGGAGCGATCGCCAGAGGGAGAAAACTTTTAGCTACTCTTTCTAATTTCAAGGATGCCGGAGAGTCCCTTCCCGAAAAGCAAGCATTGGCAGCGGTGGGCCAAAACCGCTTAGTGAACTTATACGATAGTTTCTTCTCTAAGGTAAATATCCCGATCGCTCAGATCCTGTTCGGTGTCATGGACATAGAGACCGGAGAAGGTTTCAAGAACCTCAAGAATACATTCGGGCAACTTTTGCAATGGGGCATCCTTCCTATCGTGAACGAGAACGATTCCGTTGCCACGGACGAAGTAAAATTCGGGGATAACGACGTTCTTTCCGCCATAGTCAGTCTAATCGTAGAAGCTGATCTTCTGATCATTCTCACCGGAGTGGAAGGTTTTTTAAAAGACGGCAAGCTTGTATCCTTCTTACAAAGAGTGGGAGAAGAAGAATTGTCCCAAGCCGGCGGCCCAAGCGGCCCAGGCACCGGGGGAATGTATACAAAGCTCAAAGCGGCTTCCATCCTGAACGAGGCCGGAATTCCTTGCGGGATCGTGGATGGGAATTCTAAAAATTGCGTGCGCAGGTTTTTAGAAACGAATACACTCGGTACATTAGTATTCTCGAATGGAAAAGAGAAAAGCTTTTCGGAGGAAGAGATCAAATCCATCCTCCGGGCCAAGCGCAACGGAGGTCACGAATGA
- a CDS encoding glutamate-5-semialdehyde dehydrogenase — translation MIQRSTESAYVEGLCKEAKSAYRQIRSLSSSQKDQVLERLASSLLSRKEETLKENAKDLEAGKSKGLSSALLDRLTLDEKRIQGLSKAVLEIKSLPDPVGETVRGLTLPNGIRLNTKRVPLGVVMVIYESRPNVTIDVGALSFKSGNACILRGGSEAIHSNTILAQIFQDCLKEAGLPPNAVTFVDRTEREYMVPFLKQTSYIDIVVPRGGEGLIRFVSENSLIPVVKHDKGVVNLYIDKSADPKKVVPIAINSKVQRPGVCNAAENLVIHSEYPYTKELLEELAAKGVQLLLDPRSLAIYPKGQAVTDQDYMEEFLDLRFSVKTVDHIQEAIEFIEVTSSGHTEAIVTEDISAANFFTRSLDSAALFVNISTRFHDGGEFGLGAEVGISTGKLHVRGPMGLIHLTTTTTYAEGEGQVRG, via the coding sequence ATGATCCAGAGATCCACCGAATCGGCATATGTGGAAGGACTTTGCAAGGAAGCAAAATCCGCTTATAGACAGATCCGTTCTTTGAGCTCTTCTCAAAAGGATCAGGTATTGGAAAGACTCGCCTCCTCTCTCCTTTCCAGAAAAGAAGAGACCCTAAAAGAGAATGCAAAAGATCTAGAAGCCGGAAAGTCAAAGGGTCTTTCCTCCGCATTACTCGATCGACTCACCTTAGATGAAAAAAGGATCCAAGGACTGTCCAAGGCAGTTCTGGAGATCAAGTCTCTTCCGGATCCAGTAGGAGAAACGGTTAGAGGACTAACTCTTCCTAACGGGATCCGATTGAACACGAAGAGAGTACCTCTTGGCGTTGTAATGGTCATCTACGAATCTAGACCCAACGTGACCATCGATGTGGGAGCGCTTTCCTTTAAGTCCGGCAATGCTTGTATCTTAAGAGGCGGTTCCGAAGCGATCCATTCGAATACGATCCTCGCTCAGATCTTTCAGGATTGCCTGAAGGAAGCTGGTCTTCCGCCTAACGCAGTTACTTTTGTGGACCGTACCGAGAGAGAGTATATGGTCCCCTTTCTAAAACAGACCTCTTATATTGATATTGTGGTGCCTAGAGGTGGAGAAGGTCTGATCCGATTCGTCTCCGAGAATTCTCTCATTCCCGTCGTGAAGCATGACAAGGGAGTCGTGAATCTGTACATAGATAAGTCTGCGGATCCCAAGAAAGTGGTTCCGATCGCGATCAATTCCAAGGTGCAAAGACCCGGAGTTTGTAACGCAGCGGAAAATCTGGTCATACATTCCGAATATCCTTATACCAAGGAACTTCTGGAAGAACTGGCTGCCAAAGGAGTGCAACTTCTTCTGGATCCTAGATCACTTGCGATCTATCCGAAGGGACAGGCAGTTACCGACCAAGATTATATGGAAGAATTCTTGGACTTAAGGTTCTCCGTAAAGACCGTAGATCATATCCAAGAAGCGATCGAATTCATAGAAGTGACAAGCTCCGGTCATACGGAAGCGATCGTAACAGAAGATATTTCCGCTGCGAATTTCTTTACTCGGTCATTGGATTCTGCTGCTCTGTTTGTGAATATCTCCACACGCTTTCATGATGGAGGAGAATTCGGATTAGGTGCTGAAGTCGGCATCTCCACAGGCAAGTTGCATGTAAGAGGTCCTATGGGCTTAATTCATTTAACAACCACAACTACTTACGCAGAGGGAGAAGGTCAGGTCCGAGGCTGA
- the nadD gene encoding nicotinate (nicotinamide) nucleotide adenylyltransferase yields MSSSQLIGVFGGSFDPPHLGHLGIAENFWKNFPNAEELVVIPNFTSPWKQGKKASPEDVLALVQAQFHKLPKTRIWEWELQQGKSNYTDETLAELSKERPNSKLALLIGEDNYSGFHKWRNWETILDQIHLLLVFRRFSVSIPLNPELKEYQDKILFLDNPIVEAASVELRSNLTESIHKKEKPSVLSQEVWELILEKECYVTE; encoded by the coding sequence ATGAGTTCCTCTCAATTGATCGGTGTTTTTGGAGGAAGCTTCGACCCTCCTCATCTAGGACATTTGGGAATCGCGGAAAACTTTTGGAAGAATTTCCCGAATGCGGAAGAATTGGTGGTCATCCCGAATTTCACTTCTCCTTGGAAACAAGGAAAGAAGGCTTCTCCGGAGGACGTTCTAGCCTTAGTACAAGCTCAGTTCCATAAACTTCCTAAGACCAGGATCTGGGAGTGGGAACTCCAACAAGGTAAATCCAATTATACGGACGAGACCTTGGCGGAACTATCGAAAGAGAGACCGAATTCCAAACTGGCTCTTCTGATCGGAGAGGATAATTATTCCGGGTTCCATAAATGGAGAAATTGGGAAACCATTTTGGATCAGATCCATCTTCTTCTTGTGTTTCGTAGATTTTCAGTATCCATCCCTCTCAACCCAGAACTAAAAGAGTACCAGGACAAGATCCTTTTCTTAGATAATCCGATCGTAGAGGCTGCTTCCGTAGAGCTAAGATCCAATCTAACCGAGTCTATTCATAAGAAGGAAAAACCTTCCGTTCTTTCTCAAGAGGTTTGGGAACTTATTCTAGAAAAAGAATGCTACGTAACGGAATAA
- the yqeK gene encoding bis(5'-nucleosyl)-tetraphosphatase (symmetrical) YqeK — MTTETVQAQIQFFWDIVPKEITHTRWEHSIRVAEIAKELAQIHAPQFSEEAYLSGIVHDITKQKTKEFHLALFDKVGDSESPNLPEAAWHSRSGAHFLETEFGLKRESVLGAVRHHTLGGKDLSLLECILYASDFLGSDFAERQPVYSDWRREAKENLYSAVLNKAKHTMQNLLDHKKEIHPRTIAMYHFALGKLSN; from the coding sequence ATGACCACGGAAACTGTACAGGCTCAGATCCAATTTTTTTGGGACATCGTTCCTAAGGAGATCACTCACACTCGTTGGGAGCATAGCATCCGAGTTGCGGAGATCGCAAAGGAGCTAGCCCAGATCCATGCTCCTCAATTCTCGGAAGAAGCGTATCTATCCGGGATCGTTCACGATATTACGAAGCAGAAAACGAAAGAATTCCATCTGGCATTATTTGATAAGGTGGGAGATTCGGAATCGCCGAACCTTCCGGAAGCAGCTTGGCATTCTCGCTCCGGAGCGCATTTTTTAGAAACGGAGTTTGGGCTCAAGAGAGAGTCCGTTTTGGGTGCGGTACGTCATCATACCTTGGGTGGGAAAGATCTGAGTCTTCTGGAGTGTATTCTTTATGCTTCCGATTTCTTGGGTTCGGATTTTGCGGAAAGACAACCCGTTTATTCCGATTGGAGAAGAGAGGCAAAGGAGAATCTATACTCTGCCGTTTTGAATAAGGCAAAGCATACGATGCAAAACCTTCTGGATCATAAGAAAGAGATCCATCCTCGAACGATCGCCATGTATCATTTTGCCTTGGGAAAATTATCCAATTGA